One stretch of Paenibacillus sp. AN1007 DNA includes these proteins:
- a CDS encoding aspartyl-phosphate phosphatase Spo0E family protein: protein MVMSLELKTKIEKARHNLHKLVEHNKGRLGHPEVIRQSMALDELINEYNRISRSQTRT from the coding sequence ATGGTTATGAGTTTGGAATTGAAGACTAAAATAGAAAAAGCCAGGCATAACCTTCATAAATTAGTAGAGCATAATAAGGGAAGGCTTGGGCATCCTGAAGTCATTCGGCAGTCGATGGCGTTGGACGAATTAATTAATGAGTATAATCGAATATCCCGAAGTCAGACGCGAACGTGA
- a CDS encoding fibronectin type III domain-containing protein — protein MYSIHEEAKGWVLMIAKQTRQLGLILLISVFTMSSLGWGSFFGTGAVSAAERDYSASGAAVYRYDFGSGAAADGYTGVDADTVYTAERGYGFADISKVAAQDRGTSDPIKSDFITFAAGGQFNVDLPNGDYTVSLIAGDAGGATEIAMDAESMNKVQLNSKAAGEYLEMSFDMALVDGQMNLVFSGAAANLNALVITKQAEREPGSKPVLYLAGDSTMQTYNSYWEPQAGWGQMLPSFFNDSVEIKNHSIGGRSSKSFLFQGRLDEILRVIRPGDYLFVQFGHNDATISVPDRYASPADYKIYLKTYIDGVRQRGATPILVTPMGRRDFNASTGKFNVSFPEYVQAAKEVASENNVLLIDLSRLSIEYYDSIGPEASLSVFLHVAPGIYQAFPNGAADNTHFQEYGAIQIARMVAGAVRELDIPLADAVKDAEVPAEVPVKPSGLKAGSISNAGAVLKWTADDAADIYKIYRKLSSEPASAYTLAGTAAVPTMTLSGLTEGETYTVRVTAVNGRGESEPSDEVSFTTKSAAYRYDFGPVGAPVAEGYNEVTRNTLYTPERGYGLTSSANMADRDRGNATDALRRDFVIYFGGNYEFKVDIPNGSYSVKAYIGDWIGSARTNINIEGKDYGTVSSGSQNIAEKVINDVQVQDGQMNLVFSGQTAHLNGLEITPTFMAPSGLQLDELDLNSDPIRAVLSWEAAAGDSQYRVYRQSAGAVKPELLAAVDDPTYTDNEIELGMDYVYTVTAVDQTGTESLASNTLNVSTIDPSVTKAEVPSGLTLQEIHKNEASFTWDEAAGARFYQIYRSKHQDGAYEMIGRTKETAYKDTTILSTVSYYYKVASVNAGGVSELSSVLETPAAVTLNRAMEYLDRAPVAVKTEQGNYVGWRMLGLDTDSIAFNLYRDDVKLNAEPLTGSTNYTDAEGTDSSKYRVTTVENGVEKPATKEFGVWQEQYLSVPLQKPADAYTKDGQPYSYYAGDASVGDVDGDGEYEIVLMWSPNNGKDNSQAGITGIVYMDAYKLDGTRLWRINMGPNIRAGAHYSPFLVYDFDGDGRAELMMKTADGTVDGQGKVIGDASADHRNSSGYVLLGDEFLTVFDGETGAALDTVRYDPPRGDVAAWGDGYGNRVDRFLAAVAYLDGEHPSAMFSRGYYTRTVLASYNFRDGRISQVWRFDSNDEGYGAYAGQGNHNLSVGDVDGDGKDEITFGAMAIDDDGKPLYNTRLGHGDAMHLSDLDPARPGMEVFGVHEDRSSKYGMEMRDAATGEVLWGVFTGIDTGRGMAADIDPNYPGAEVWAATITNEQHIPITGLYSAKGELITTKIPSSTNFGIWWDGDLLRELQDGIRIDKWDYENQTTVNLLTAAGAASNNGTKANPSLQADLFGDWREEVIWRSQDSSELRIYTTTDETDVRLRTLMHDPVYRLGVAWQNVAYNQPPHTSFYLGAGMEQPKAPNIRYVGGPQEPEDTTPPVITGMPAEQMSEDDVLQVKVKAEDPESGITRLEMTWDGEAVQQGDEIALTGLAGKHTFTARAVNGAGLVSEASVDVTVTAGDQVSGAPGTPVLSDDNGHGNGLSDGNYTITMNMWWGNNGTEYKLYENGELLDRQKLSASTPSAQTASTSIQGRANGTYVYTCELTNAKGKTECQPLTVTVRDAAPAKPELSNDNWDGDGTYTITINMWWGTNAASYRLYENGTEIDSQPLTASTLHAQTVTVEIKDRAIGEYEYVVEWINASGTTVSEKMQVKVMK, from the coding sequence ATGTATTCCATTCATGAAGAAGCGAAAGGATGGGTGTTGATGATTGCGAAACAAACGCGGCAGCTCGGCTTGATTTTGCTTATATCCGTGTTTACGATGTCCAGTTTGGGGTGGGGCTCTTTCTTTGGTACAGGAGCAGTGAGTGCAGCAGAACGGGATTATTCTGCTTCGGGTGCGGCTGTTTATCGATATGATTTTGGTTCAGGTGCAGCTGCGGATGGTTATACCGGTGTGGATGCTGACACGGTGTACACCGCAGAACGGGGATATGGCTTTGCGGATATTTCCAAAGTTGCTGCGCAGGATCGGGGGACCAGTGATCCGATCAAATCTGATTTTATAACGTTTGCTGCCGGCGGGCAGTTCAACGTGGATTTGCCGAACGGGGATTATACGGTCTCGCTTATTGCCGGGGATGCTGGTGGCGCTACGGAGATTGCGATGGATGCCGAAAGCATGAACAAGGTGCAGCTGAACAGCAAGGCTGCAGGTGAGTATTTGGAGATGAGCTTTGATATGGCGCTGGTGGATGGGCAGATGAATCTCGTTTTCTCCGGTGCGGCAGCGAACCTGAACGCACTGGTCATTACGAAGCAGGCCGAGCGCGAGCCCGGAAGCAAACCTGTCCTGTATCTGGCAGGGGATTCTACAATGCAGACTTACAACTCGTACTGGGAGCCGCAAGCGGGCTGGGGGCAGATGCTGCCTTCCTTTTTTAACGACAGCGTGGAGATCAAAAATCATTCGATTGGTGGACGCAGCTCCAAGTCGTTCCTTTTTCAAGGACGATTGGATGAAATTCTGAGAGTGATCCGACCGGGAGACTATCTGTTTGTGCAGTTCGGACATAATGATGCCACAATCAGTGTCCCTGACCGTTACGCGTCGCCAGCCGATTACAAAATCTATCTGAAAACTTACATAGACGGTGTACGGCAGCGGGGAGCCACACCGATTCTGGTGACACCGATGGGACGCAGGGATTTTAATGCAAGCACAGGCAAATTCAATGTTTCGTTCCCTGAATATGTGCAGGCAGCCAAAGAGGTCGCATCCGAAAACAATGTGCTGCTGATCGATCTGAGCAGACTGAGCATCGAATATTATGATTCGATTGGGCCGGAAGCTTCGCTGTCGGTGTTCCTGCATGTTGCACCGGGTATTTATCAGGCATTCCCTAACGGAGCAGCCGATAATACACATTTTCAGGAGTATGGTGCCATTCAGATCGCTAGAATGGTTGCGGGTGCGGTGCGCGAGCTCGATATTCCACTGGCGGATGCCGTGAAAGATGCTGAAGTGCCTGCTGAAGTTCCAGTGAAACCAAGCGGTCTGAAAGCTGGCAGTATCAGCAATGCTGGTGCTGTATTGAAGTGGACGGCAGATGATGCGGCAGATATTTACAAAATCTATCGCAAGCTGTCTTCCGAGCCAGCATCTGCGTATACGCTTGCCGGAACAGCAGCGGTTCCGACCATGACATTATCTGGCCTTACCGAAGGTGAAACCTATACGGTGCGTGTCACAGCCGTGAATGGTCGAGGCGAATCGGAGCCTTCGGACGAGGTGAGTTTCACAACGAAGTCGGCTGCATATCGATACGATTTTGGCCCCGTTGGCGCTCCAGTCGCGGAAGGGTATAACGAAGTGACTCGGAATACCTTATATACGCCGGAGCGTGGTTACGGCCTTACTTCTTCGGCCAATATGGCGGATCGGGATCGTGGTAACGCCACGGATGCGCTGCGTCGTGATTTCGTCATCTATTTTGGCGGGAATTATGAGTTTAAGGTAGATATACCGAATGGCAGCTATTCGGTTAAAGCCTACATTGGGGACTGGATCGGCTCCGCACGAACCAATATCAATATCGAGGGCAAGGACTATGGGACGGTGTCTTCCGGTTCCCAGAATATCGCAGAAAAAGTGATCAACGATGTCCAGGTTCAGGATGGTCAGATGAATCTGGTGTTCAGCGGACAGACCGCACATCTGAACGGTTTGGAGATTACACCAACCTTTATGGCTCCATCCGGGCTTCAACTGGATGAGCTTGATCTGAACAGCGATCCAATCCGTGCAGTATTGTCGTGGGAGGCAGCCGCTGGAGATTCACAGTATAGAGTCTATCGGCAATCAGCTGGAGCAGTTAAACCAGAATTGCTTGCAGCGGTTGATGACCCAACCTACACGGACAACGAGATTGAACTCGGCATGGATTATGTGTACACGGTAACGGCTGTGGATCAAACAGGAACGGAATCCCTTGCTTCCAATACACTGAACGTGTCTACGATCGATCCAAGTGTGACGAAGGCAGAAGTCCCTTCCGGGCTTACGCTCCAGGAAATTCATAAAAACGAGGCTTCCTTTACATGGGATGAAGCTGCGGGTGCGCGTTTTTATCAGATTTATCGCTCCAAACACCAGGATGGAGCTTATGAGATGATAGGTCGTACCAAGGAGACTGCGTATAAGGATACGACCATTCTCAGCACAGTTTCTTACTACTATAAAGTGGCATCAGTGAACGCAGGCGGTGTATCCGAACTGTCCAGTGTGCTTGAAACTCCGGCAGCAGTAACGCTGAATCGGGCAATGGAATATTTGGATCGTGCACCGGTTGCGGTGAAAACGGAGCAAGGCAACTACGTTGGCTGGCGCATGCTGGGGCTGGATACGGATTCGATTGCTTTTAATCTGTATCGTGATGATGTGAAGCTGAACGCAGAGCCGCTGACAGGAAGCACGAACTATACGGATGCCGAAGGTACGGACAGTTCGAAATACCGTGTCACGACGGTAGAAAATGGAGTAGAGAAGCCGGCAACAAAAGAGTTTGGTGTATGGCAGGAGCAATACCTGTCTGTGCCGCTGCAGAAACCTGCCGATGCGTATACCAAAGACGGGCAGCCTTATTCCTACTATGCAGGGGATGCCAGTGTCGGGGATGTCGATGGGGACGGCGAGTACGAAATTGTATTGATGTGGTCGCCCAATAACGGCAAGGATAATTCTCAGGCCGGAATTACCGGCATCGTATACATGGATGCTTACAAGCTGGACGGAACCCGTCTCTGGCGAATTAATATGGGGCCGAATATCCGGGCAGGGGCACATTACTCACCGTTCCTGGTCTATGATTTTGATGGAGATGGCCGAGCTGAGCTGATGATGAAGACTGCAGATGGAACCGTTGATGGACAAGGGAAGGTGATCGGGGATGCGAGTGCGGATCATCGTAACAGCTCCGGATATGTACTGCTGGGTGACGAGTTTCTAACCGTATTTGATGGAGAAACCGGGGCGGCACTGGATACCGTGAGATATGATCCGCCGCGCGGAGATGTCGCTGCATGGGGGGATGGATACGGAAACCGGGTAGACCGCTTCCTCGCAGCTGTAGCCTATCTGGACGGGGAGCATCCGAGTGCGATGTTCAGCCGTGGATACTACACACGTACTGTGCTTGCATCCTATAATTTCCGGGATGGCAGGATCAGTCAGGTGTGGCGTTTTGACTCGAACGATGAGGGCTACGGCGCCTATGCAGGTCAGGGGAATCACAACCTGTCCGTAGGTGATGTAGACGGCGATGGCAAAGATGAAATTACATTCGGAGCGATGGCGATTGATGATGACGGCAAGCCGCTATACAACACAAGACTGGGACATGGAGATGCCATGCATCTGAGCGATCTTGATCCAGCCCGTCCGGGGATGGAGGTATTCGGGGTACATGAGGATCGAAGCTCGAAATACGGCATGGAGATGAGAGATGCAGCCACAGGTGAAGTGCTGTGGGGAGTGTTTACAGGCATAGATACAGGGCGCGGCATGGCGGCTGATATTGATCCAAACTACCCGGGAGCTGAAGTATGGGCTGCCACAATTACGAACGAACAGCATATTCCGATTACCGGGCTGTATAGTGCCAAGGGAGAACTGATCACAACCAAGATTCCTTCCTCGACCAACTTCGGGATCTGGTGGGATGGCGACCTGCTGCGTGAACTTCAGGACGGTATTCGAATCGATAAGTGGGACTACGAGAACCAAACTACGGTGAACCTGCTGACAGCAGCGGGGGCGGCTTCCAACAATGGCACCAAAGCCAATCCAAGCCTGCAGGCCGATTTATTTGGCGACTGGCGCGAAGAAGTCATTTGGCGCAGTCAAGACAGCTCCGAGCTGCGGATCTATACCACAACCGATGAGACCGATGTTCGTCTTCGTACGTTGATGCATGATCCAGTCTATCGTCTTGGCGTAGCATGGCAAAATGTTGCTTATAACCAGCCTCCACACACAAGCTTTTATCTCGGTGCAGGCATGGAACAGCCGAAGGCTCCGAATATTCGCTATGTGGGTGGCCCGCAAGAGCCGGAAGACACCACACCTCCAGTCATTACAGGCATGCCAGCGGAGCAGATGAGCGAGGATGATGTGCTTCAAGTGAAGGTGAAGGCTGAAGACCCTGAATCGGGTATTACACGTCTGGAGATGACTTGGGATGGTGAGGCGGTGCAGCAGGGTGACGAGATTGCACTGACCGGACTGGCGGGCAAACATACATTCACAGCTCGTGCTGTGAACGGCGCAGGACTGGTTAGTGAGGCCTCCGTTGATGTGACTGTAACGGCTGGTGATCAGGTATCCGGTGCACCCGGAACACCCGTGCTGTCAGACGACAACGGCCATGGGAACGGTCTTAGCGATGGGAATTATACGATTACGATGAACATGTGGTGGGGTAATAATGGTACAGAGTATAAACTGTATGAGAACGGAGAGCTGCTGGATAGGCAGAAGCTATCTGCATCTACTCCCTCTGCTCAGACGGCATCCACTTCCATTCAAGGGCGGGCCAATGGGACGTACGTGTATACATGTGAGCTGACGAATGCCAAAGGTAAGACGGAATGTCAGCCGCTGACGGTAACCGTGCGTGATGCTGCACCGGCAAAGCCTGAACTGTCCAATGACAATTGGGATGGGGACGGCACCTACACGATCACAATAAATATGTGGTGGGGCACCAATGCAGCATCGTATCGCTTGTACGAAAATGGTACAGAGATTGACAGCCAGCCGCTAACAGCATCCACTCTGCATGCGCAGACAGTCACGGTGGAGATCAAGGATCGAGCCATCGGAGAGTATGAATATGTTGTGGAATGGATCAATGCAAGTGGAACGACTGTGAGTGAGAAGATGCAGGTGAAAGTCATGAAATAA
- the nirB gene encoding nitrite reductase large subunit NirB, with the protein MSTTKKLVLVGNGMAGIRTLEHILKLAPHAYEITVFGAEPHPNYNRIMLSSVLAGGTSIEDIVINDWSWYEDNGIHVYPGDPVVHIDTVRREVVSQNGVHASYDELIMATGSQAFILPLPGANKEGVIGFRDIQDCETMMAASQKYRKAAVIGGGLLGLEAARGLLNLGMDVTVIHINGHLMDRNLDLPAGLMLQRELEEQGMKFLLNKHTEEITGKGRVKALRFTDQTVLEADLVVMAVGIRPQIELARNSGLDVNRGVIVDDYMRTSIPGISAVGECAEHRGIAYGLVAPLYEQGMVLAKRLAGAATEGYTGSVTSTKLKVSGVDVFSAGQFKDSPDTRSIRIQDDVDGVYKKMVIKDGQLIGAVLFGDTTDGASLFSLIKSGENISGREKEILLGMPSGGSGSGPSAAERMAAMPDDEIICGCNGVTKAAVGDAVLNKGCNTVGAVKSCTKASASCGGCKPIVESLLTYYAGDNVGEQTKEGICGCTSYDRDEIVAQIKEMGLKTVKEVMNVLGWDEPEGCSKCRPSLNYYLGMIWPTEYEDERVSKFTNERYHANIQKDGTYSVIPRIYGGVTSPAELIKIATVAEKYDVPMVKFTGGQRLDLLGVQKENLPKIWEELDMPSGFGYGKALRTVKTCVGNTFCRFGTQDSIEMGIRLEKKLDKMVAPAKVKLAVSGCPRNCAEATIKDLGVVAIDGAWELHVGGNGGVKVRAAELLCTVKTDAEVEEWTYAYLQYYRENARWNERTAAWIERVGLDHVKQALAERDVRLALVERLEVTLGHTVDPWKEIIEDEKLRKNFTPLSGAEPVAH; encoded by the coding sequence ATGAGTACAACGAAAAAACTGGTGCTGGTCGGCAATGGTATGGCGGGAATCCGTACCTTGGAGCATATTCTGAAGCTTGCTCCGCATGCCTATGAGATTACCGTCTTTGGCGCAGAGCCGCATCCAAACTACAACCGAATCATGCTGTCTTCCGTTCTGGCAGGTGGAACATCTATTGAGGATATTGTGATTAACGACTGGAGCTGGTATGAAGATAACGGTATTCATGTCTATCCAGGTGATCCTGTGGTGCACATCGACACAGTGCGCAGAGAAGTTGTATCTCAAAATGGCGTTCACGCATCCTACGACGAACTGATTATGGCAACAGGCTCGCAGGCATTCATTCTCCCTCTTCCAGGTGCAAACAAAGAAGGGGTCATCGGGTTCCGGGACATCCAAGACTGTGAAACGATGATGGCAGCATCCCAAAAGTATCGTAAGGCGGCTGTGATCGGCGGCGGACTGCTCGGCCTGGAAGCCGCTCGTGGACTGCTGAACCTGGGCATGGACGTGACTGTCATTCATATTAACGGACATCTGATGGACCGAAATCTCGATCTGCCCGCAGGATTAATGCTTCAGCGTGAGCTGGAGGAGCAGGGCATGAAGTTCCTTTTGAACAAACATACCGAAGAGATTACAGGCAAAGGCCGTGTTAAAGCACTTCGTTTCACCGACCAAACCGTGCTTGAGGCAGATTTGGTGGTGATGGCCGTCGGTATCCGTCCTCAGATTGAACTCGCTCGAAACAGCGGCCTCGACGTTAACCGCGGGGTCATCGTGGATGACTATATGCGTACCAGCATTCCGGGGATTTCGGCTGTCGGGGAATGTGCTGAACATCGCGGCATCGCTTATGGTCTCGTAGCTCCGCTATATGAACAAGGCATGGTTCTTGCCAAACGACTTGCGGGTGCAGCCACGGAAGGATACACAGGATCAGTCACTTCAACCAAGCTGAAGGTTTCGGGAGTCGATGTATTCTCTGCCGGGCAGTTCAAAGACTCGCCAGATACACGCAGCATTCGCATCCAGGATGATGTAGACGGTGTGTACAAGAAAATGGTGATCAAAGACGGTCAGCTCATCGGTGCCGTGTTGTTCGGTGATACGACCGATGGCGCATCCCTGTTCTCCTTGATTAAAAGCGGCGAAAATATCAGCGGTCGTGAAAAAGAAATTCTGCTCGGCATGCCTTCCGGTGGTTCCGGCTCCGGCCCGTCTGCAGCAGAACGCATGGCTGCCATGCCGGATGATGAGATTATCTGCGGTTGTAACGGTGTAACGAAAGCAGCTGTCGGCGATGCCGTTCTCAATAAAGGATGCAATACGGTCGGTGCTGTCAAATCCTGCACAAAAGCTTCAGCTTCTTGCGGCGGATGTAAACCAATCGTGGAGTCACTGCTGACGTATTATGCGGGAGATAACGTAGGCGAGCAGACCAAAGAAGGCATCTGCGGGTGTACTTCGTATGATCGGGATGAGATTGTAGCACAAATCAAGGAGATGGGCCTGAAAACGGTCAAAGAAGTCATGAATGTGCTCGGCTGGGATGAGCCAGAGGGCTGTTCCAAATGCCGCCCTTCCCTCAACTACTACCTTGGCATGATCTGGCCGACAGAGTATGAGGATGAGCGGGTGTCCAAATTCACCAATGAGCGTTATCACGCTAACATCCAGAAGGACGGTACCTACTCCGTTATTCCGCGCATCTATGGCGGTGTAACCTCTCCGGCAGAACTGATCAAGATCGCAACAGTTGCAGAGAAGTACGACGTGCCTATGGTGAAGTTTACAGGCGGTCAGCGGCTCGATCTGCTTGGCGTGCAGAAGGAGAACCTACCGAAGATTTGGGAAGAGCTCGACATGCCTTCTGGATTTGGTTATGGCAAAGCTTTACGCACAGTAAAAACATGTGTAGGTAATACGTTCTGTCGTTTCGGCACACAGGATTCGATTGAGATGGGCATTCGTCTGGAGAAGAAGCTTGACAAGATGGTGGCTCCAGCCAAAGTGAAACTGGCGGTCTCCGGATGCCCGCGGAACTGTGCGGAAGCAACCATTAAGGACCTGGGTGTCGTCGCGATTGATGGAGCATGGGAGCTCCATGTCGGCGGCAACGGAGGTGTTAAAGTTCGTGCAGCCGAGCTTTTATGCACGGTGAAGACGGACGCTGAAGTGGAAGAGTGGACGTATGCTTACCTGCAGTACTATAGAGAAAATGCGAGATGGAATGAGAGAACAGCGGCATGGATTGAACGGGTAGGTCTGGATCACGTGAAGCAGGCTCTGGCCGAACGGGATGTACGTCTCGCACTGGTTGAGCGTCTGGAAGTGACACTGGGTCACACGGTGGATCCTTGGAAAGAGATTATTGAAGATGAGAAATTGCGTAAAAACTTCACCCCACTGTCCGGTGCAGAACCGGTAGCTCACTAG
- a CDS encoding ANTAR domain-containing protein, translating into MRSILVIRVQPITVGSSEAIPLTPEKLLGAVGYHVQVSDNEDEVMKLARKVDASILHLSLADVARWVNCLGKGKSDTPLLWWCAPDTASSSAHDCEVETSFDGIVTPSMSGPEIHWTLHFAARRYMERKQWEQERKQLQSRLEDRKWIDMAKAILCDLKQISEAEAYDLLRKKAMDERKRMVDVATAIVKAHQLLQS; encoded by the coding sequence ATGCGATCCATATTGGTCATCCGTGTACAGCCAATTACAGTCGGCTCTTCCGAAGCAATCCCTCTGACACCAGAGAAGCTGCTCGGAGCGGTTGGCTACCACGTACAGGTCTCGGACAATGAGGATGAGGTCATGAAGCTGGCCCGTAAGGTTGATGCCTCTATTCTGCATCTGTCTCTTGCGGACGTGGCTCGATGGGTGAACTGCCTGGGAAAGGGAAAGTCAGATACTCCCCTCCTCTGGTGGTGCGCTCCGGATACAGCATCTTCCTCTGCCCATGACTGTGAGGTGGAGACCTCGTTCGACGGTATCGTTACACCGTCCATGTCCGGGCCGGAAATCCACTGGACACTGCACTTTGCCGCACGCCGTTATATGGAACGCAAGCAGTGGGAGCAGGAGCGCAAGCAGCTGCAGTCCAGACTGGAGGATCGCAAATGGATTGACATGGCGAAGGCTATTTTGTGTGATCTGAAGCAGATTTCCGAGGCGGAAGCGTATGATTTGTTACGTAAAAAAGCGATGGATGAACGCAAACGGATGGTTGATGTAGCTACAGCGATTGTGAAGGCTCATCAACTGCTCCAGTCATAA
- a CDS encoding acyl-CoA thioesterase, whose translation MEKKYVRETRCFKTARVFPTDVNNHNTLFGGKLMSYIDDIASIAASKLCRVNTVTASTDSVDFLYPINPTDSVTLESFATWTGRSSMEIFVKVIREDLLTGEKKIAATAFLTFVALDENNRKLIVPRIIPETEEEMKLYETAPDRAAMRKQRREESKKFADFLTVTYPWE comes from the coding sequence GTGGAGAAAAAATATGTACGAGAAACGCGGTGCTTCAAAACGGCACGGGTTTTTCCGACAGATGTTAATAACCATAACACCCTGTTCGGCGGCAAACTGATGTCCTACATTGATGATATTGCTTCTATCGCTGCATCCAAACTGTGCCGGGTTAATACCGTTACAGCTTCAACGGACTCTGTCGATTTTCTATATCCGATTAATCCAACCGATTCGGTAACACTGGAATCATTCGCCACGTGGACAGGACGCAGTTCCATGGAAATTTTCGTGAAAGTGATTCGTGAGGATTTGCTGACAGGGGAGAAAAAAATTGCGGCAACGGCTTTTCTGACCTTCGTGGCCCTGGATGAGAACAACCGTAAACTGATCGTTCCCCGAATCATTCCGGAGACGGAAGAAGAGATGAAACTGTACGAGACTGCACCTGACCGGGCAGCCATGCGGAAACAACGGCGGGAAGAGAGCAAAAAATTCGCCGACTTCCTAACCGTGACTTACCCTTGGGAATAA
- a CDS encoding acetate uptake transporter, which translates to MQTESQTKVKIINADPSAMGLFGLAIVTLVASSQKLGITDGLSYAIPWAIFLGAFAQLFACIQDSKRSNTFGTTAFGAYAFFWFAMGANWMIKMGVFGSTLAEQTDGKQLGFAFAGYLVFTLFMTIGAVEANKVLLIIFILIDFLFLGLTFDAFGVAPHIFHTIAAYAEMGIGIVSLYGTGASVLNAHFGYTFLPIGKPSGIFRPKA; encoded by the coding sequence ATGCAAACCGAGTCACAAACTAAAGTCAAAATCATAAACGCCGATCCCAGCGCGATGGGATTATTTGGGTTGGCGATAGTCACCCTGGTTGCTTCATCCCAAAAGCTTGGTATTACCGATGGACTTAGCTATGCTATTCCGTGGGCGATCTTTCTGGGTGCTTTTGCCCAGCTGTTCGCATGTATTCAGGATTCCAAACGCAGCAATACATTTGGTACAACCGCATTTGGGGCATACGCCTTTTTCTGGTTTGCCATGGGTGCGAACTGGATGATTAAAATGGGCGTATTCGGCTCTACTCTCGCTGAACAAACCGATGGCAAACAGCTTGGATTTGCTTTTGCCGGATATCTGGTCTTCACCCTGTTCATGACAATTGGTGCTGTAGAAGCCAACAAAGTACTGCTCATCATTTTCATTCTGATTGATTTCCTGTTCCTTGGTCTGACCTTTGACGCTTTCGGCGTAGCACCGCATATCTTCCATACGATTGCTGCTTATGCTGAGATGGGAATCGGTATTGTGTCCCTGTACGGTACAGGTGCTTCCGTTCTGAATGCTCACTTCGGTTATACATTCCTGCCCATCGGCAAACCGTCCGGTATCTTCAGACCTAAGGCTTAA
- a CDS encoding anthranilate phosphoribosyltransferase, producing MDMSQILREVGRGKRGSRDLSYAEALVVAENILKQQVSPAQTAAFLMAERMKMENVEEMEAFVHACRNSAERFDVFQDGLDCAGPYDGRTRSFLATYPAAFVLAAAGLPVTLHGSEPLPPKWGVTLSVVLREAGIDTRKMNREDARSAALHTGVMYVSSEEWCEPLRRLRPLREELGFRTVLNTAEKLMDYNHSSYLVFGVFHNTFLDRIAKLLTRFEYKRAYVVQGMEGSEDLYIDRPTRVYAVEDGDTRLELVDPSTYDLDMPVPDMNWTAANQIEVAESVLRGDGHLTFVNQVLLNAGFRLYAAGRAASIEQGIYTCKGYLESGAAYRLYQQWCVSMGGELPDRSAVSIYPASSG from the coding sequence ATGGATATGTCTCAGATCCTCAGAGAGGTTGGACGTGGGAAAAGAGGCTCGCGTGACCTGAGCTATGCAGAAGCGCTGGTCGTTGCCGAAAATATATTGAAACAGCAGGTTTCTCCTGCCCAGACGGCCGCCTTCCTCATGGCTGAGCGAATGAAGATGGAGAACGTTGAGGAGATGGAGGCTTTTGTCCATGCCTGCCGGAATAGTGCGGAGCGTTTCGACGTATTTCAGGATGGTTTGGATTGTGCAGGTCCTTATGACGGACGAACCAGGTCATTTTTGGCTACATATCCCGCGGCATTTGTGCTGGCAGCGGCGGGGTTGCCCGTCACGCTGCATGGCAGTGAACCTCTGCCGCCCAAGTGGGGAGTTACTTTGTCGGTTGTACTTAGGGAGGCGGGGATAGATACACGAAAGATGAACCGGGAGGATGCCCGAAGTGCAGCCCTTCACACGGGTGTGATGTATGTTTCCTCGGAAGAATGGTGTGAGCCGCTGCGAAGGCTTCGCCCTTTGAGGGAGGAGCTGGGTTTTCGAACCGTGCTGAATACTGCAGAGAAGTTGATGGATTACAATCACTCCTCCTATCTCGTGTTCGGCGTGTTTCACAATACGTTTCTGGACCGAATTGCAAAGCTGCTTACGCGTTTTGAATATAAGCGGGCATATGTTGTTCAGGGCATGGAAGGTTCAGAAGATTTGTACATTGATCGTCCTACACGTGTATATGCTGTGGAGGATGGGGACACAAGGCTTGAACTGGTGGACCCTTCAACCTACGATCTGGATATGCCGGTGCCCGATATGAACTGGACGGCTGCCAATCAGATTGAAGTGGCGGAGAGTGTGCTGCGCGGAGATGGACATCTTACGTTTGTAAATCAGGTGCTGTTAAACGCAGGGTTTCGCTTATATGCTGCGGGACGTGCCGCTTCCATAGAGCAGGGGATATACACATGCAAGGGGTATTTGGAGAGCGGAGCAGCGTACCGTCTTTATCAGCAGTGGTGTGTCTCCATGGGTGGAGAGCTGCCGGATCGCAGTGCAGTATCCATCTATCCGGCATCATCTGGTTAA